In Dyadobacter sp. NIV53, a single window of DNA contains:
- a CDS encoding DUF418 domain-containing protein yields MVTQLQEIQATQPIIENQKNRLQIVDILRGFSLLGILLIHSLQQFLSTTSTASRDLNGTDNLIEFLVDFLIQDKFFTIFSFLFGWSFFVIYKSAIRKRQPFVRIFTWRLTVLLGIGIFHSLFFKADILQVYAVTGLVLILCRNFRSKSLLLLSIGLFLCSILSVIFSDKSDIVINALKDAGILIPSKLRFNIVTGRLFTTLSMFLLGFYIGKVNLLNEVSARFQLFKKVALCSGYIFLFTIVGYVLSHNSTNPQVPESVRIFQITITALQNLSLSCLYVSVVILLYNRMSNHKLMAWLIPLGKMGLSGYLMQSVFLYFFYHSEEVLEMSLSMAMAITLLFYITQVIFAGIWFSSFKSGPAEWVWRSLTNLAVPGDTTQPRYPEKHFRRFRNVRNCDQYP; encoded by the coding sequence ATGGTAACACAATTACAGGAAATTCAGGCAACACAGCCAATCATTGAAAATCAAAAGAATCGTTTACAGATAGTTGATATACTTCGCGGCTTTTCTCTCTTGGGTATTCTGCTTATTCACTCCCTGCAACAGTTTTTAAGTACCACTTCCACAGCATCCCGTGACCTTAACGGAACAGATAATCTGATTGAATTTTTAGTGGACTTTCTTATACAGGATAAATTTTTTACCATATTTTCCTTCCTTTTTGGCTGGAGTTTTTTTGTCATTTACAAAAGTGCTATCCGCAAACGGCAGCCTTTTGTCAGAATATTCACCTGGCGCCTTACCGTTCTTTTAGGAATAGGGATTTTCCATTCATTATTTTTCAAAGCCGATATACTTCAGGTTTATGCAGTAACAGGTTTGGTACTGATACTTTGCAGGAATTTCAGGAGCAAAAGTTTACTGTTGTTAAGTATTGGTTTATTTCTGTGCAGTATTTTATCCGTTATTTTCAGTGATAAATCTGATATTGTTATAAATGCGCTAAAAGATGCCGGCATTCTTATTCCCAGTAAACTCAGATTTAATATCGTAACCGGAAGATTGTTCACGACACTTTCCATGTTCCTTCTGGGCTTTTACATTGGTAAAGTAAATCTGTTAAACGAGGTTTCTGCCAGGTTTCAATTGTTTAAAAAAGTCGCTTTGTGCAGCGGTTACATTTTTTTATTCACCATCGTAGGCTATGTACTTAGTCATAATAGCACTAACCCACAGGTTCCTGAAAGTGTCCGTATTTTTCAGATAACCATCACCGCTTTGCAAAATCTTTCACTTTCCTGCCTCTATGTATCGGTCGTTATTTTACTCTACAACCGGATGTCAAACCATAAACTCATGGCTTGGCTCATTCCATTGGGAAAAATGGGGCTGTCAGGTTATCTGATGCAATCGGTTTTCTTATATTTTTTCTACCACTCAGAGGAGGTGTTGGAAATGAGCCTCTCAATGGCGATGGCCATTACTTTGCTCTTTTATATTACCCAGGTAATTTTTGCGGGTATTTGGTTTTCCAGTTTTAAATCGGGACCGGCAGAATGGGTATGGCGTTCCTTAACAAATCTGGCAGTTCCGGGTGATACAACACAACCGCGTTACCCCGAAAAACATTTTCGCAGGTTTAGAAATGTCCGGAATTGTGACCAATATCCTTAA
- a CDS encoding DUF1810 domain-containing protein: MDPVNNLERFLEAQSRDYTQALSEIKKGRKQSHWIWYIFPQISGLGFSSTSVFYAIKNLEEAADYLHHPVLGSRLIETAKAILEIEDKTANQILGNPDDVKLKSCMTLFSLVKNTDPVFQAVLDKYFNGKQDFKTIEIVLKMKSA; this comes from the coding sequence ATGGATCCGGTAAATAATTTGGAAAGGTTTTTAGAAGCGCAGAGCCGCGATTATACCCAGGCATTGTCAGAAATTAAGAAAGGAAGGAAGCAAAGCCACTGGATTTGGTATATTTTCCCGCAAATTTCCGGTTTGGGTTTTAGCAGCACATCCGTTTTTTACGCTATAAAAAATTTAGAGGAGGCCGCGGACTATCTTCATCATCCGGTTCTGGGAAGCAGGCTGATCGAAACAGCAAAAGCAATTCTGGAAATAGAAGATAAAACAGCCAATCAGATCCTGGGAAATCCAGATGATGTGAAATTGAAGTCCTGTATGACGTTGTTTAGTCTGGTCAAAAATACAGATCCGGTTTTTCAGGCAGTTCTGGATAAATATTTTAATGGCAAGCAAGATTTTAAAACCATTGAAATTGTTTTAAAAATGAAATCTGCTTAG
- a CDS encoding ELWxxDGT repeat protein, whose translation MKKLLVTCLMMITLLSNFCFGQLIDFVKDIDPGPGDYRILNLVNVNGTAFFFATDAAHGKELWKSDGTSGGTVLVKDINPGPASSPLSDTVESISVAGTLFFVGNDGTSGDALWKSDGTEAGTVLVKDIVPGSGSPKLDGLTDVNGVLYFLSTTAANTNLWKSNGTTAGTVLIKSFPVMTEQTPVVFQGKLFFSGLDQLQNYEVWSSDGTAAGTTILKNITGNANSGTLALTTLVVNNNSLYFIYDSDPTHRAVWTSDGTATGTKSVFSMYPGARTKYSKLVSANNLVYFSMERSIYFTEELWRTDGTAGGTFHLKSFRNDRGSFFYIRIAALNQTVLFTAQGENTGTELWKTDGTVTGTLPVKDIYPGQATGIPYYNTINLIVLHNILYFVGENRQNGQELWRSDGTSLGTYITGDYFTGQSSPTFGPFINLGNKLIFSVRVGESFVPGQPNVAKGYNLYKFEPEGDFPGAKRFNAGGLAYDASENRPFAADQYFSGVSQVSATTTGTISNTPDPQLFNDQRVGPAFDYSIPVTNGIMNVVLHFSENYFGVMGKGGLPGAGRRRFHVNIEGARKLTNYDIFSAAGGAMRARTEVFSVNVNDGLLNISFLTGAADKPVIAAIEVLPNQQFVRNPIADATVRNGPYSSTIFGNESTLEVKTGSLPSYQRNAYLRFFLGKIAYVGSAKLRLFGSNIQSEESVSLAAYNVSDNTWNETYDLESSPVITWDNAPSPSGSMSPIVNVLNFYKYYEIDVTDIVRSQLTVNREVSFYITNPGNQNTHLSFDSREGFIKPELVIETAGSTTLLARMNAETSTPANDLLSSTVYPNPSTGKRFTLQLSKRHKGDVDLQLTNALGQSFLSRQIKSENTALPVIIDGTAMRLAGGMYVLKVKSGSHSEVLKMVFLE comes from the coding sequence ATGAAAAAACTTCTTGTTACCTGTCTGATGATGATCACATTGTTGTCAAATTTTTGCTTTGGCCAGTTAATTGATTTTGTAAAAGACATCGATCCCGGGCCGGGAGATTACAGGATATTGAATCTTGTGAATGTAAACGGGACTGCTTTTTTCTTTGCTACTGATGCAGCACACGGAAAAGAGCTCTGGAAAAGTGACGGAACATCCGGTGGAACGGTGCTTGTAAAAGACATTAACCCCGGTCCGGCCAGCTCTCCTTTATCCGATACAGTGGAAAGTATTAGTGTGGCCGGAACGCTGTTTTTTGTAGGAAATGATGGTACCAGCGGAGATGCGCTATGGAAAAGCGATGGGACGGAAGCCGGAACCGTTTTGGTAAAAGACATCGTTCCCGGAAGTGGTTCTCCAAAACTGGACGGGCTTACCGATGTTAATGGAGTACTTTATTTCTTATCTACAACAGCAGCCAACACCAATTTGTGGAAAAGCAACGGCACTACTGCCGGAACCGTCCTTATCAAAAGCTTCCCGGTTATGACGGAACAAACGCCGGTTGTTTTCCAGGGTAAACTATTCTTTTCCGGCCTCGACCAATTGCAAAACTATGAAGTATGGAGCAGTGACGGAACCGCAGCCGGAACAACCATTCTCAAAAATATTACAGGTAATGCAAATTCCGGCACACTCGCCCTTACTACGCTGGTGGTTAACAACAATAGCCTGTATTTTATTTACGATTCAGACCCTACACACCGTGCTGTCTGGACTTCGGATGGCACAGCTACCGGAACAAAGTCTGTATTCAGTATGTATCCTGGTGCACGAACTAAATATTCAAAACTGGTGAGTGCCAATAACCTGGTTTATTTCAGCATGGAACGCTCTATTTATTTCACCGAGGAATTGTGGCGCACGGATGGAACTGCTGGCGGAACATTTCATCTAAAATCCTTTCGGAACGACCGGGGAAGTTTCTTTTACATTAGAATTGCTGCACTGAATCAAACCGTATTATTTACAGCACAAGGTGAGAATACTGGTACGGAGCTTTGGAAAACAGACGGAACAGTGACCGGGACTTTACCTGTAAAGGACATATACCCAGGCCAGGCGACTGGTATACCCTACTACAATACGATCAACCTGATCGTTTTACACAACATACTGTATTTTGTGGGAGAAAACCGGCAGAACGGCCAGGAGCTCTGGCGCAGTGATGGCACAAGCCTGGGAACCTACATCACTGGTGATTACTTTACTGGTCAAAGTTCACCTACATTCGGCCCTTTTATCAATTTGGGAAACAAGCTCATTTTCTCGGTACGAGTTGGGGAAAGTTTTGTACCGGGTCAACCCAATGTTGCTAAGGGTTATAATCTATACAAATTCGAACCGGAAGGAGATTTTCCAGGCGCAAAAAGGTTTAATGCAGGTGGGCTGGCCTATGATGCCTCCGAAAACCGCCCTTTTGCAGCTGACCAGTATTTTTCAGGTGTATCGCAAGTTTCTGCCACAACGACCGGTACCATTTCCAACACCCCGGATCCGCAGCTTTTCAATGATCAGCGGGTCGGGCCGGCATTCGATTACAGCATTCCTGTTACCAATGGAATCATGAATGTAGTACTGCATTTTTCTGAAAATTATTTTGGCGTAATGGGCAAGGGCGGCTTGCCTGGTGCTGGCAGGCGGAGATTTCACGTAAATATCGAGGGTGCCCGAAAACTGACCAACTATGATATTTTCAGTGCTGCCGGCGGCGCAATGCGTGCCAGAACAGAGGTTTTCAGTGTAAATGTCAATGACGGTTTGCTAAATATCAGTTTTTTAACAGGCGCAGCCGACAAGCCGGTTATCGCAGCTATTGAAGTGTTGCCCAACCAGCAATTTGTCCGGAATCCCATTGCCGATGCAACCGTCAGGAATGGACCTTATTCCTCTACCATATTTGGTAATGAATCCACTTTGGAAGTAAAAACAGGCTCTCTTCCCAGCTACCAAAGAAATGCATACCTAAGATTTTTTCTGGGAAAGATAGCCTACGTTGGTTCGGCGAAGCTTCGCCTTTTTGGATCCAATATACAATCGGAAGAAAGTGTAAGTTTGGCCGCCTACAACGTCAGCGACAATACATGGAATGAAACATACGATTTAGAGTCTTCACCGGTTATTACATGGGACAACGCCCCGTCACCTTCTGGAAGTATGTCACCCATAGTAAACGTTCTTAATTTTTACAAATATTACGAAATTGATGTTACGGATATTGTAAGATCACAACTGACGGTAAACCGTGAAGTGAGTTTTTATATTACCAATCCGGGTAACCAGAATACGCATCTAAGTTTTGATAGTCGGGAAGGCTTCATTAAACCTGAACTTGTAATTGAGACTGCGGGTTCTACCACGCTGTTAGCCAGAATGAATGCAGAAACGAGTACCCCCGCAAATGATTTACTTTCCTCAACGGTGTATCCTAATCCGTCAACTGGCAAAAGGTTTACCCTTCAGCTTTCAAAACGCCACAAAGGAGATGTTGACCTGCAACTTACCAATGCCCTCGGTCAGTCTTTTCTATCTCGTCAGATTAAATCCGAAAACACAGCTTTACCGGTAATAATAGATGGAACAGCCATGAGATTAGCAGGTGGAATGTATGTACTAAAAGTTAAATCAGGCAGCCACTCCGAGGTCCTGAAAATGGTTTTCCTTGAATAA
- a CDS encoding nuclear transport factor 2 family protein, whose protein sequence is MMRTTRLLFTFLFICLLAFQVSAQTNTARHHADLVSISPNADNNITVAIDYVNAIVRNDWTKVRSLITAGFMQYGPGAPDSTNADQYAKVWQEWYPIQQNREVFIIASTSLQVKEGMNKGDWVLLWLDYHALFTNENKSAHVPIQMTIMMENGKVAVERTYYDSGSLLTQLGWTMTPPQTAKK, encoded by the coding sequence ATGATGAGAACTACCCGCTTACTTTTCACTTTTCTGTTTATTTGCCTGTTGGCATTTCAGGTATCTGCCCAGACAAATACAGCTAGACATCACGCCGATCTGGTGAGCATTTCTCCCAATGCGGACAACAATATCACAGTCGCTATTGATTATGTAAATGCAATTGTAAGAAACGACTGGACGAAGGTGCGCAGCCTGATAACTGCTGGCTTCATGCAGTACGGGCCCGGAGCACCCGACTCAACCAATGCTGATCAATATGCTAAGGTCTGGCAGGAATGGTATCCAATTCAGCAAAACCGTGAAGTATTTATTATAGCAAGTACATCCTTACAGGTAAAAGAAGGCATGAACAAAGGAGACTGGGTATTGCTCTGGCTCGATTATCATGCTCTGTTTACCAACGAAAACAAATCTGCACACGTACCCATACAAATGACCATCATGATGGAAAACGGCAAGGTAGCAGTAGAGCGCACTTACTACGACTCGGGCTCTTTGCTGACTCAGCTGGGCTGGACAATGACACCACCGCAAACGGCTAAAAAATAA